One window of Nymphaea colorata isolate Beijing-Zhang1983 chromosome 1, ASM883128v2, whole genome shotgun sequence genomic DNA carries:
- the LOC116247222 gene encoding protein RETICULATA-RELATED 3, chloroplastic-like: protein MAQLRFSTTPHSRFPAPATSTAVIRFSGRHGSIHFPADSALNSVHPAVGISLNLSPPLRIGVRPLVRTTTGDGAGTTVGGGGGSGGGRRKNGGGGGGGGGAGHSREEGNGKSDTGGGILGLFLEGWRSRVRADPQFPFKVLMEELVGVSANVIGDMATRPNFGLNELDFVFSTLVVGSIVNFLLMYLLAPTAGAVSASAASNPFASIFAACPKSHMFEPGPYSLLHRSGTFICKGVVFAAVGFAAGMLGTAISNALISWRKRMDPGFEPQNKAPPTVLNALTWAIHLGVSSNLRYQTLNGLEFMLARALPPLGFGASVVALRCANNLLGGATFVVLARLTGSQKVEEEKAEVIEVLQDNCDGETHKDQQD, encoded by the coding sequence ATGGCTCAGCTCCGCTTCTCCACTACTCCTCATTCTCGCTTTCCCGCCCCCGCCACCTCGACTGCCGTCATCCGGTTCTCCGGGCGGCACGGATCCATACATTTTCCGGCGGATTCTGCCCTCAATTCCGTCCACCCTGCGGTTGGAATCTCCCTCAATCTCTCGCCTCCGTTGAGGATTGGCGTCCGACCACTAGTGCGCACGACCACCGGGGATGGCGCGGGGACCACCgttggaggtggaggaggaagcGGAGGcggaaggaggaagaatggTGGCGGCGGAGGAGGTGGCGGTGGTGCCGGACATTCTAGGGAGGAGGGCAATGGGAAATCGGACACTGGCGGCGGGATCTTGGGGCTTTTCCTGGAAGGTTGGCGTTCTAGGGTTAGAGCGGATCCCCAGTTTCCGTTCAAAGTGTTAATGGAGGAGCTCGTCGGCGTCTCTGCGAACGTGATCGGTGACATGGCGACCCGGCCGAACTTCGGTCTCAACGAGCTTGATTTTGTCTTCAGCACGCTGGTCGTCGGCTCGATCGTCAATTTCCTCCTCATGTACCTCCTCGCCCCTACAGCCGGCGCAGTATCGGCTTCTGCGGCGTCGAATCCCTTCGCTTCAATTTTTGCCGCCTGTCCGAAGAGTCACATGTTCGAACCCGGCCCTTATAGCCTTTTACATCGATCAGGGACCTTCATCTGCAAGGGGGTGGTATTCGCGGCCGTCGGGTTCGCCGCTGGTATGTTGGGGACGGCGATTTCTAACGCGCTGATCTCCTGGCGGAAGCGGATGGATCCTGGGTTCGAGCCGCAGAACAAGGCGCCGCCCACCGTGTTGAACGCGCTCACCTGGGCGATACATCTGGGTGTGAGCAGCAACCTCAGGTACCAGACGCTTAATGGACTCGAGTTCATGCTCGCCCGAGCTCTGCCTCCGTTGGGGTTCGGGGCATCCGTGGTCGCGCTCAGGTGCGCGAACAACTTGCTGGGTGGGGCCACTTTCGTGGTTCTTGCCCGTCTGACTGGGTCCCagaaggtggaggaggagaaggcaGAGGTCATCGAGGTGCTTCAGGATAATTGTGATGGCGAGACCCACAAGGATCAACAAGATTAA